The following are encoded in a window of Streptomyces sp. Go-475 genomic DNA:
- a CDS encoding HAD-IA family hydrolase: MTSEPGRPGRMKYVLFDVDGTLIDAVRNQRRVWETWAVRYGLDADEVYRVALRTRPVETFAQVAADRDPSECLALLHELEDEDVRSGVYGAFHGASELLHGLPPGSWALVTSNYEHRVRGRFARTGLPVPDVIVDAAAVDEGKPSPAPYLRAAARLGARPADCLVIEDAPSGVRSGLGAGMTVWGVNTTAPVEGVHRHFASLREAVPHILAWTSGPQGNAAA; the protein is encoded by the coding sequence GTGACCAGTGAACCTGGGCGGCCGGGCCGCATGAAGTACGTTCTGTTCGATGTCGACGGCACGTTGATCGACGCGGTGCGGAACCAGCGCCGCGTCTGGGAGACCTGGGCCGTGCGGTACGGGCTGGATGCGGACGAGGTCTACCGGGTGGCCCTGCGGACACGGCCGGTGGAGACGTTCGCCCAGGTCGCCGCCGACCGTGATCCGAGCGAGTGCCTGGCCCTGCTGCACGAGCTGGAGGACGAGGACGTCCGGTCCGGCGTCTACGGGGCTTTCCACGGCGCGTCGGAGCTGCTGCACGGTCTGCCGCCCGGGTCCTGGGCGCTGGTGACCTCGAACTACGAGCACCGGGTGCGCGGCCGTTTCGCGCGAACGGGCCTGCCCGTGCCGGACGTGATCGTGGACGCGGCCGCCGTGGACGAGGGCAAGCCCTCTCCCGCCCCCTACCTGCGGGCCGCCGCACGGCTGGGCGCCCGGCCGGCGGACTGCCTGGTCATAGAGGACGCCCCGTCCGGAGTGCGGTCGGGGCTGGGAGCCGGGATGACGGTGTGGGGCGTGAACACCACCGCCCCGGTGGAAGGCGTGCACCGCCACTTCGCCAGTCTGCGCGAGGCAGTCCCGCACATCCTGGCCTGGACGTCCGGGCCACAGGGGAATGCCGCAGCCTGA